A window of Methylomonas sp. 11b genomic DNA:
ATGTGCCGGCGCCGTTATTAACCGCCGACTGACGCGAGAAATCTCATGACAACGCTCAATATCAACGGTAAAAGCCGCAAGATAAATCTGCCCGCTGACACGCCACTGCTTTGGGCGCTGCGCGACCAATTAGGATTGACCGGCACGAAGTACGGCTGCGGGATGGCGTTGTGCGGCGCCTGCACGGTACATGTGGATGGCGAACCGACCCGCGCCTGTGTCACGCCTATTTCGGCTGCGGCGGGCAAAAAAATTGTCACTATCGAAGCTATAGAGCAGGATCAGACCGGTAAAAAGGTCCAGGATGCCTGGCTGAGTTTAGGTGTACCGCAGTGCGGCTATTGCCAGGCCGGGCAAGTCATGAGTGCTACCGCACTGCTTAAACAGCATCCGCAACCCAGCGATGCCGATATCGATAAAGCCATGAGCGGCAATCTATGCCGTTGCGGTACCTATCCGCGGATTCGCGCCGCGATCAAGCAGGCCGCCGGTTTGCCGGAGGTGCAATCATGAAAAACTCAGCAGAATTTCTGCAAGCCGATATCGAGCAAAGCGATACCGACGACGGGTATTTGATCGACAACATCAGCCGCCGGACCTTTATCAAGCAGTTCGCCTTGAGCGGCTTTGTGTTGGCCATTGGCCTGCCTACTTTGCACAGAGCGGACGAAGCCGCCGCGCCAGCTGCTGCCGGCAAGTTCGGTGCCGATGCGATGCCGCACGGTTGGGTCGATAATCCTTTGGTTTTTGTGGCCATCGCCGCCGATGGCGCGGTAAGCATCATCTGCCACCGTTCCGAGATGGGGCAGGGGGTACGTACCAGTTTGCCGATGGTGGTGGCCGATGAGCTGGAAGCCGATTGGTCCAGGGTAAATGTTGTGCAAGCGCCTGGTGACGAAAAGCGTTTCGGCAATCAAGACACCGACGGTTCGCGCAGCATGCGCCACTTTTTCATGCCGATGCGCCGAGTCGGGGCGGCTGCCAGACAAATGCTGGAAGCTGCCGCCGCAGCGCGCTGGCGCGTGCCGATAACGGAAGTCCGCGCCGAGCAACACCATATACTGCACATCGCCAGCGGCAAAACCTTGGGCTACGGCGAGTTAGCCAAAGCGGCGGCAAAGTTGCCGGTGCCAGACCGCGACAGCTTGCGTTTGAAGAATTCGACGGAATTTCGTTACATCGGCAAAGGCCGGCAAGGCGTTTACGACGGCCCGGATATTGTGTCCGGACGCGCTATGTATGGCATCGATACCCAACTGAAAGGTCTGCTATACGCCGTCGTGGCGCGGCCGCCGGTGTTGGGCGGCAAGCTTTCAAAATATGACGCTAGTGCCGCGCTTAAAGTGCCGGGAGTCATAAAAATTGTCGAATTGCCTAGCAGTCCGCTTCCTGCCGAATTCAATCCGTTAGGTGGTATCGCGGTGATTGCAAGCAACACCTGGGCGGCGATCCAGGGCCGCAATGCTTTAAAAATCGAGTGGGACAGTGGGGAACATGCCAGCTACGATTCGCTAGCCTACAAAGCCGAACTGGAAGCCGCCGTCCGCCAGCCGGGTAAGTTGGTGCGCCAACAAGGCGATGTCTATGCCGCATTGCAAGGGGCAGCCAAGCGCCTGGAAGCGGAATATTATTTGCCGCATCTGGCCCAAGCACCGATGGAACCGCCGGCGGCGACGGCCCGCATCATCAAGGGACATTGCGAAATCTGGACGTGTACCCAGGCGCCGCAGTTGACCCGGGATAAAGTCGCTAAATGGCTGAAATTGCCGGAAGACAAAGTAACCGTCAACGTCACGCTGTTGGGTGGCGGTTTCGGGCGTAAATCCAAACCCGACTACGTCATTGAAGCGGCATTGTTATCGCAGGCTATGCGAGGCAAGCCGGTGAAAGTGACCTGGACCCGCGAAGACGATCTGCATCACTCCTATTTCCACACGGTGTCACTAGAGCGCTTGGAAGCAGGCTTGGATGCGCAGGGCAAGCCGGTAGCCTGGCTGCATAGAACCGCTGCGCCGAGCATTTCCTCCACCTTTGGGCCGGATAGCAAGCAACAAATGCCGGTGGAATTGGGCATGGGTGTGATCAATGTGCCGTTTGCAATCGACAACCTGCGCATCGAAAACCCACCGGCAGCGGCGCATACTCGTATCGGCTGGTTTCGCTCGGTGTCCAATATTCCGCATGCGTTTGCCGTGCAGTCTTTTGTGGCTGAATTGGCGGCGGCAGCCGGACGCGATCATCGCGATTTTCTGTTGGAGATCATCGGCCCGGCCCGGCGGATCGATCCGACCAGTTTAAATGACACCTGGAACCACGGCGAATCGCCCGCGCTTTACCCCGTCGATACCGGCCGTCTGCGCCGCGTAATCGAAACGGTGACCCGCGAGGCCGGCTGGGGGCGTCAGCTGGCCAAGGGGCAGGGCTTGGGTTTGGCCGCGCATTATAGTTTCGTGACCTATGTCGCTGTGGTTGTGGAAGTAGCGGTCGATGAGACCGGCAAGTTGAGCGTCCCCAGAGTCGATGTGGCGGTGGATTGCGGTCCGCAAGTCAATCCTGAGCGGATTCGTGCGCAGATCGAGGGGGCTTGCATCATGGGTGTGAGTTTGGCGACGCTGGGCGAAATCAGCTTTAAAAACGGCGCAGTGCAGCAAGACAATTTTCATGCGTACCAGCTCACGCGCATCGACGACGCGCCGCGCGAAATCAAAGTGCATCTATTGCCGTCTGCAGAATTTGATACACCTTTGGGCGGTGTTGGCGAACCGGGAGTGCCGCCGATTGCACCGGCCCTGTGCAACGCTATTTTTGCGGCCACGGGTCAGCGGATTCGGCAATTACCGATACGGGATCAGCTTTTGAAAGACTGAGGGCTTATGTGCAAGGCAGCGAGCTCAATTGGCTGGCCGCGGCCTTTTAAAGCTTTGGTAAAACCGGTCGATAACCGGATGCCAGCCGAAACATGGCCGGTACTATTCAATCAAGAGGAGATATACCATGTCATCCGTCTCGGGAGTGGGTTTAACGCCGTATTTCCCTATCACCAATCAACCGAAACAGCCCGCAGCGAATCAGCAGGCCGCAACACCGCCAGTGCAAGCTATGGTGAAAGATGCTGATGGCGATAATGACGCTAGAAAAGGCAGCAAGATCGATACCTATGCCTGATAGCGTTAGCGGTTCCAAGCAGTAAGAAAAAGCCGGGTAACACCGGCTTTTTCTTTTTGGGTTGTTCGAGATGTTGAATTACGGAGTCTGTAAAAAACGCTGCTTGGCCTCGTTTTCTTCGCGGGCCGCGTCTATCTCGCGAATGACGCTGCGCAGGTCGGCCGGTTTAGCGTTATCTTCGAAGTGGCCGGTCAAATTGGTTTCAGGATGCAAGTCGCCGCTTTGATACAGTTTCCACATTTCCTTACCAAAGTTAGTCTTCAACAACTCCGGTGCGAACTGGCCGAAATAAGCGGCCATATTGGTGACATCCCGTTCCAGCATCGCTCGGGCGTTATTATTGCCGGCGGCATCGACGGCTTGCGGTAAATCGATAATCACCGGCCCGTCGCGACCGACCAGCACGTTGTATTCGGACAAATCGCCATGTACCAGGCCGTCGCAGAGCATGCGCACGATCTGGCCGATCAGAAACGCATGGTATTCGCGCGCCAGCTCCGCCGGCATTTCCAGATCGTTGAGTCTAGGCGCCGGGTGGCCGTCGGCATCGGCGACCAGTTCCATCAGCAAGACGCCGTCGATGAAATTATAGGGTTTGGGGACGCGGACGCCGGCAGCCGCCAGGCGGTATAAAGCTGTCACTTCAGCATTTTGCCAAGCCGACTCCTGCTCTTTGCGGCCGTAGCTGCTGCCTTTTTCCATCGCCCGGGCACGACGGCTATTTCGCACTTTGCGGCCTTCTTGATACAGCACGCTTTGCTTGAAACTGCGCTGGTCGGCCTCCTTGTAAACTTTGGCGCAGCAAATTTCTCCGCCGCAGCGCACTACATAGACAGCCGCCTCTTTGCCGCTTTTCAACGAGCCAAGGACCTCGTCGACCAGGCCGCTATCGATTAATGGTTCGAGTCTTTTCGGTGTTTTCATACTGCCTATTATGCCGCGCTCGCACGAATATCGCGCAAAACTTCCGCCAAATGATCCATTCTGGAGGCGAGAACAATCCTTTCGGCCCCTCCGGCTCAAATCGATAACCGGCGATTCGTAAAGCCGGGCAACTGAGTCGCCATTGATTTCTCGGCGGTTCCAACCTTAGGTTAAACAGGATTTGTCGGGCCTGCGTAGCGTGTGCTTGTGCGCTTGGATTTTATTTTGGTGTTGGCGAATAGGTCGCTTTTTGACATTTTGCTGTTACATTAGCGCTTTTATAAAACGACTCGGCAAGCACCGCTCTCTCATATCATGGCAGATTCAAAACATATCATCATCGTTGGCGCCGGCCCCGGCGGCTTGTGCGCCGGCATGTTATTAAGTCATCGCGGCTTTAAAGTATCCATATTTGATAAGCATGCCAACGTCGGCGGCCGCAATAGGGCCATTACGATGGATGGTTTTACCTTCGATACCGGCCCGACCTTTTTATTGATGAAGGGCGTACTGGATGAGATGTTTGAATTATGCGGCCGGCGTAGCGAAGACTACATGCAGTTCATGCCGCTCAGCCCTATGTATCGTTTGCTGTATGACGATCGCGAAATTAATGTCTATTCGGACAGGGAAAACATGCGCGCGGAACTGGAGCGAGTATTCGACGAAGGCAGCGCCGGCTATGAGCGCTTCATGGATAACGAACGCAGCCGTTTTAATCGCTTGTATCCGTGCATTACTCGCGATTACTCGAATTGGTCTTCGTTCTTCTCGTTGGATCTGATCAAAGCTATACCCTGGCTGGCGTTTCCGAAAAGCGTGTTCAACAACCTGGGCCAGTATTTTGATAAGGAAAAAATGCGCCTGGCGTTTTGCTTTCAGTCGAAGTATCTGGGCATGTCCCCTTGGGAGTGTCCGGCGCTGTTTACCATGTTGCCGTACCTGGAGCATGAATACGGTATTTACCACGTCGCTGGTGGTTTGAATAAGATTGCCACGGCGATGGCGCAGGTGGTGACCGAGTCCGGCGGCGAGATTCATCTCAACGCCGAAATCGCCTCGTTGATCGTCGAAGACGGCGCGACCAAGGGGGTGAGATTGCAAAACGGCGAGGAAGTACGCGGCGATGAAGTGATCGTCAATGCCGATTTTGCCCATGCCATGACGCATTTGCTGGAACCGGGTACCTTGCGGAAATACGATCATCAACAGCTGGAAAAGCGCGAATATTCCTGCTCGACGTTCATGCTGTATCTGGGCCTGGACAAGCAGTACGATTTGCCGCACCACACGATCGTGTTTGCTAAGGATTACCGTACCAATATCAACAATATCTTCAGCAATAAAACCTTGACTGAGGATTTCTCGTTTTACGTGCAAAACGCTTCGGTTACCGATGCTAGCCTGGCTCCTGCCGGCAAGTCAGCGTTATACGTGTTGGTGCCGATGCCCAATAACGACAGCGGCGTCGATTGGCAAGCCCATTGCGCCGATGTGCGCGAACAAGTGCTGGATACCCTGGGCGCGCGTCTTGGTTTAACCGACATTCGTGAACATATCGAATGCGAAAAAATCATCACCCCCGGCACGTGGGAAAGCGACGAGCACGTCTATAAGGGCGCAACTTTCAGCCTGTCTCACAAGTTCAGCCAGATGCTGTACTGGCGGCCGCATAACCGCTTCGAAGAGTTGGACAACTGCTATCTGGTTGGCGGCGGTACCCATCCCGGTAGCGGATTGCCGACGATTTATGAGTCGGCGCGGATTTCTTCGAATCTGATTTCTCGCAAGCACCGGGTGCAATTCAAGGAAATCCAGCAAAGTGCCTGGCTGAAAAAAGCCAAGGCCTAATCCAATGTCGACCATACAGGCCGTTTCGCCGGTCGAAGGCCGGGTGTTGGGTGATTTTCCGGTTAGCGATCAGGCGGTTATTCAAAAGCAGATGCTTGCCGCCCGAGCCGCAGCGCACATTTGGGCCAAGCGACCGGTCGCCGAGCGGGCCAAAATCTTAGCTAAGCTGGTGCCCTTATTGATGGCCCAGCTGGACTCGATTTGCGAGTTAATCAGCCAGACTACCGGCAAGGTCCACACAGAAGCCTTGCTGGGCGAGATATATCCCGTTTTGGATTTGACCCGCTACTACCAAAAACACGCCGCCAACATCTTATCGTATCGAGGTATCCCTACCTCGCCGTTTGCGTTTCCCGGCGCCACCGCCGGTATCGAACGTCGGCCATTTGGCGTGGTGGTGGTCATCTCACCCTGGAATTATCCGTTTCAACTCTCGGTCGGGCCGATGCTGACTGCGTTGTTTGCCGGCAATGCGGTGATCCTGAAACCCTCCGAATTAAGTTTGCCGGTCGGCCAGCTAATTATTGATCTGTTCAAACAAATGGATTTACCGGAAGGCTTGGTGCAATGGCTGGTCGGTGACGGTGAAACCGGTGCGCAGCTGATAGATGCCGGCCCGGATTTGGTGTTTTTCACCGGCGGTCTAAATGGCGGCAAAGCCGTGATGCAACGGGCCGCGCAGCATCCGATTCCGGTATTACTGGAACTAGGCGGCAAGGACCCGATGCTGGTATTCAACGACGCACAAATGCAGCGCGCTGCTGACGCGGCCTTGTACGGTGCATTTTGTAATAGCGGTCAAGTCTGCGTTTCAGTAGAACGTTTGTATGTGCAGAAAGACTGTCACGACGAATTTTTAAGCTTGTTGCAGCAAGGTGTATCGCAACTGCGAGTCGGCCACAACCCACAAGGCGACTTGGGTGCGATGACTACCGAACGGCAGTTTGCCACGGTCGACGCGCACTATCAGGACGCCATCGCCCAAGGCGCGCAAGCCTCCGGTCCACTGGAAAGGCAGGGCAATTACCTTAAGCCGGTCGTGCTGTGGAACGTGCATCACGGCATGCGGGTTATGCGTGAGGAAAGCTTCGGGCCGCTGCTCCCGGTGATGGCCTTTAGCGATGAAGCCGAGGCAATCCGATTGGCGAATGATAGCGAATTTGGCTTGAATGCCAGCGTGTGGAGCCAGGATATCGCTAAAGCCGAGCGGGTCGCCGGCCAACTGCAAGTGGGCAACTGGGCGATCAACGATGTGATAAAAAATATCGGTCATCCCGGCTTGCCGTTCGGCGGCGTGAAAAAAAGCGGTTTCGGCCGTTATCACGGTGCGGAAGGTTTGCGCAGTTTTACTTATCCGGTGGCCGGTATGACCAGCCGCAGCCATTTGCCTAAGGAACCGAACTGGTTTCCGTATTCCGAACAACGCTACCGGGACTTTAAAGGCTATATGGACTTTGTTTATGGCGAAGGTTCGCTTACAGAACGCATCAAACGCAACTGGCCGGCTCTGCAAGCTTTTCGGGAATATTCAGCCTTCGATTTAACACAACGCTGGCAAAATCTTAAATTACTGTTGTCATGGAAACGGGACTACTGATGAAACAAAACAATACTAAACGCGTCGTCGTCATCGGCGCCGGTCTGGGCGGTTTGTCTGCAGCAATTTCACTGGCCAGCGAAGGCTTTGCGGTGGAAATGGTCGAGAAGAACGACAAGGTCGGTGGCAAACTCAACATCATGACTAAAGACGGCTTTACCTTTGATTTAGGGCCGTCGATTCTGACCATGCCGCATATCTTCGAGGCCCTGTTTACGAAGGTCGGTAAAAAAATGGCCGATTATGTCGGTATCGAAAAAGTCGAACCGCACTGGCGCAATTTCTTTGAAGACGGTACCACCATCGATTTATGTGAAGACGAAGAAAATCAACGCCGCGAGTTGGACAAACTGGGCCCGAATACTGCCGCCGAATTCGCTAGCTTCATGGCCTATTCCAGAAAGCTGGGTACCGAAACCGAAGCCGGCTATTTTGCCAAGGGCCTGGATACATTCTGGGAGTTACTGAAGTTTTACGGCCCTATTCGCGCCTTGAATTTCGATGTGTTCCGCTCGATGGATCAGGGCGTGCGACGCTTTATTTCTGATCCCAAACTGGTCGATATCCTCAATTACTTCATTAAATACGTCGGCTCTTCGCCCTACGATTCGCCGGCCTTGATGAATCTGATGCCCTACATCCAATACGAATACGGCTTGTGGTACGTAAAGGGCGGCATGTACGGTTTGGCGCAAGCCATGGAAAAACTGGCGATGGAGTTGGGTGTGAAGATCCGCTTGAACAGCGAAGTCGAGGAGATTCAATATCAAGCGGGTCGTGCGACCGGGATTAAGCTGCAGGGCGGTGAGGTGTTGGCGGCGGATATCGTAGTGTCGAATATGGAAGTGATTCCAGCAATGGATAAGCTACTGCAAAGTTCGCCGGCGGAACTTAAAAAAATGCAGCGCTTCGAGCCCACCTGTTCTGGCTTGGTGTTGCATTTGGGCGTGAATCGCCTGTATCCGCAATTGGCGCACCACAATTTCTTTTATTCCGATCATCCGCGCGAGCATTTCGATGCAGTGTTTCGTAGCGGCAAATTGTCCGACGATCCGACTATTTACCTAGTCGCGCCATGTAAAACCGATCCGAGCCAGGCGCCGGAAGGCTGCGAGATCATCAAAATTCTGCCGCACATCCCGCATATCAACCCCGACAAACCCCTGACCGCTGACGATTATTGGGCGCTGCGCGAGCGGGTATTGGCTAAACTGGAGCGGATGGGCTTGACCGATCTGCGCAAACATATCGTCACCGAGGAATACTGGACGCCGCTGGATATTCAGGCCAAATACTATTCCAACCTGGGCTCGATTTACGGCGTGGTGGCGGACCGCTGGAAAAATCTGGGCTTTAAGGCGCCGCAGCGCAGCCATCAGCTTTCCAATTTGTATTTCGTTGGTGGTAGTGTCAATCCCGGCGGTGGTATGCCGATGGTGGCATTGTCCGGGCAGTTGGTGCGGGATAAGATTTTGGCGGACTTGGGGCAGGCATAGCCC
This region includes:
- a CDS encoding (2Fe-2S)-binding protein — translated: MTTLNINGKSRKINLPADTPLLWALRDQLGLTGTKYGCGMALCGACTVHVDGEPTRACVTPISAAAGKKIVTIEAIEQDQTGKKVQDAWLSLGVPQCGYCQAGQVMSATALLKQHPQPSDADIDKAMSGNLCRCGTYPRIRAAIKQAAGLPEVQS
- a CDS encoding xanthine dehydrogenase family protein molybdopterin-binding subunit; translation: MKNSAEFLQADIEQSDTDDGYLIDNISRRTFIKQFALSGFVLAIGLPTLHRADEAAAPAAAGKFGADAMPHGWVDNPLVFVAIAADGAVSIICHRSEMGQGVRTSLPMVVADELEADWSRVNVVQAPGDEKRFGNQDTDGSRSMRHFFMPMRRVGAAARQMLEAAAAARWRVPITEVRAEQHHILHIASGKTLGYGELAKAAAKLPVPDRDSLRLKNSTEFRYIGKGRQGVYDGPDIVSGRAMYGIDTQLKGLLYAVVARPPVLGGKLSKYDASAALKVPGVIKIVELPSSPLPAEFNPLGGIAVIASNTWAAIQGRNALKIEWDSGEHASYDSLAYKAELEAAVRQPGKLVRQQGDVYAALQGAAKRLEAEYYLPHLAQAPMEPPAATARIIKGHCEIWTCTQAPQLTRDKVAKWLKLPEDKVTVNVTLLGGGFGRKSKPDYVIEAALLSQAMRGKPVKVTWTREDDLHHSYFHTVSLERLEAGLDAQGKPVAWLHRTAAPSISSTFGPDSKQQMPVELGMGVINVPFAIDNLRIENPPAAAHTRIGWFRSVSNIPHAFAVQSFVAELAAAAGRDHRDFLLEIIGPARRIDPTSLNDTWNHGESPALYPVDTGRLRRVIETVTREAGWGRQLAKGQGLGLAAHYSFVTYVAVVVEVAVDETGKLSVPRVDVAVDCGPQVNPERIRAQIEGACIMGVSLATLGEISFKNGAVQQDNFHAYQLTRIDDAPREIKVHLLPSAEFDTPLGGVGEPGVPPIAPALCNAIFAATGQRIRQLPIRDQLLKD
- a CDS encoding PA4780 family RIO1-like protein kinase; this encodes MKTPKRLEPLIDSGLVDEVLGSLKSGKEAAVYVVRCGGEICCAKVYKEADQRSFKQSVLYQEGRKVRNSRRARAMEKGSSYGRKEQESAWQNAEVTALYRLAAAGVRVPKPYNFIDGVLLMELVADADGHPAPRLNDLEMPAELAREYHAFLIGQIVRMLCDGLVHGDLSEYNVLVGRDGPVIIDLPQAVDAAGNNNARAMLERDVTNMAAYFGQFAPELLKTNFGKEMWKLYQSGDLHPETNLTGHFEDNAKPADLRSVIREIDAAREENEAKQRFLQTP
- a CDS encoding phytoene desaturase family protein; this translates as MADSKHIIIVGAGPGGLCAGMLLSHRGFKVSIFDKHANVGGRNRAITMDGFTFDTGPTFLLMKGVLDEMFELCGRRSEDYMQFMPLSPMYRLLYDDREINVYSDRENMRAELERVFDEGSAGYERFMDNERSRFNRLYPCITRDYSNWSSFFSLDLIKAIPWLAFPKSVFNNLGQYFDKEKMRLAFCFQSKYLGMSPWECPALFTMLPYLEHEYGIYHVAGGLNKIATAMAQVVTESGGEIHLNAEIASLIVEDGATKGVRLQNGEEVRGDEVIVNADFAHAMTHLLEPGTLRKYDHQQLEKREYSCSTFMLYLGLDKQYDLPHHTIVFAKDYRTNINNIFSNKTLTEDFSFYVQNASVTDASLAPAGKSALYVLVPMPNNDSGVDWQAHCADVREQVLDTLGARLGLTDIREHIECEKIITPGTWESDEHVYKGATFSLSHKFSQMLYWRPHNRFEELDNCYLVGGGTHPGSGLPTIYESARISSNLISRKHRVQFKEIQQSAWLKKAKA
- a CDS encoding aldehyde dehydrogenase family protein, with protein sequence MSTIQAVSPVEGRVLGDFPVSDQAVIQKQMLAARAAAHIWAKRPVAERAKILAKLVPLLMAQLDSICELISQTTGKVHTEALLGEIYPVLDLTRYYQKHAANILSYRGIPTSPFAFPGATAGIERRPFGVVVVISPWNYPFQLSVGPMLTALFAGNAVILKPSELSLPVGQLIIDLFKQMDLPEGLVQWLVGDGETGAQLIDAGPDLVFFTGGLNGGKAVMQRAAQHPIPVLLELGGKDPMLVFNDAQMQRAADAALYGAFCNSGQVCVSVERLYVQKDCHDEFLSLLQQGVSQLRVGHNPQGDLGAMTTERQFATVDAHYQDAIAQGAQASGPLERQGNYLKPVVLWNVHHGMRVMREESFGPLLPVMAFSDEAEAIRLANDSEFGLNASVWSQDIAKAERVAGQLQVGNWAINDVIKNIGHPGLPFGGVKKSGFGRYHGAEGLRSFTYPVAGMTSRSHLPKEPNWFPYSEQRYRDFKGYMDFVYGEGSLTERIKRNWPALQAFREYSAFDLTQRWQNLKLLLSWKRDY
- a CDS encoding phytoene desaturase family protein, with amino-acid sequence MKQNNTKRVVVIGAGLGGLSAAISLASEGFAVEMVEKNDKVGGKLNIMTKDGFTFDLGPSILTMPHIFEALFTKVGKKMADYVGIEKVEPHWRNFFEDGTTIDLCEDEENQRRELDKLGPNTAAEFASFMAYSRKLGTETEAGYFAKGLDTFWELLKFYGPIRALNFDVFRSMDQGVRRFISDPKLVDILNYFIKYVGSSPYDSPALMNLMPYIQYEYGLWYVKGGMYGLAQAMEKLAMELGVKIRLNSEVEEIQYQAGRATGIKLQGGEVLAADIVVSNMEVIPAMDKLLQSSPAELKKMQRFEPTCSGLVLHLGVNRLYPQLAHHNFFYSDHPREHFDAVFRSGKLSDDPTIYLVAPCKTDPSQAPEGCEIIKILPHIPHINPDKPLTADDYWALRERVLAKLERMGLTDLRKHIVTEEYWTPLDIQAKYYSNLGSIYGVVADRWKNLGFKAPQRSHQLSNLYFVGGSVNPGGGMPMVALSGQLVRDKILADLGQA